GGGCCGTCTGGAGTTGCGTGGTGGGCATTTCAGAGGGATTCATGGCGAAATAGACTGATAGCGCATGTGATATATGCGCCAACAGCTATCAAAATCATAGCAATTGATCACTGTCAAGCAAACAGCTTGGCCAGCGCCAGGCCGGGGTCGTCGGCGCGCATGAAGGCCTCGCCCACCAGGAAGGCATGCACGCCCGCGTCGCGCATGGTCTTCACGTCGGCAGGCTTCAGGATGCCCGACTCGGTGACCAGCAGGCGGTCAGCGGGCACATCCTTGAGCATGCCCAGTGTTGTGTCCAGCGTGACCTCGAACGTGCGCAGGTTGCGGTTGTTGATGCCGACCAGCGGGGTCTTGAGCTTCAGCGCGCGCTCCAGCTCGGCGCGGTCGTGCACCTCCACCAGCACCGCCATGTCCAGGCTGCGGGCGATGGCTTCAAAGTCGGCCATCTGGGCATCGTCCAGGCAGGCGGCGATCAGCAGCACAGCGTCGGCGCCCATGGCACGCGATTCATAGATCTGGTACGCGTCCACCATGAAGTCCTTGCGCAGCACGGGCAGCGTAGTGCTAGCGCGGGCTTGCTTCAGGTAGTCGGGCTGGCCCTGGAAGAACTGGCGGTCGGTCAGCACCGACAGGCAGGCCGCGCTGACCTTGCCATCGCCTTCCATGTAGCTCTGGGCGATGTCGGCCGGCTCGAAATTGGCGCGCAGCACGCCCTTGCTGGGGCTGGCTTTCTTGACCTCGGCAATCACGGCGGCCTGGCCCTTGGCGATCTTGGCGCGCAGTGCGCCTTCAAAGTCGCGCGTGAGCACGCGGCTCTCGGCGTCGGCGCGCATGGCGTCAAAGGGCAGGCGCTTTTTGGCGGCGGCCACTTCTTCGTGCTTGACGGCCACGATCTTGTTGAGGATGTCACTGCTCATGGTGGGCTGCCTTGTCGGTTTCGGTGGGCTCGGCGGAGCCCTGTTTCAGAATGCGGGTGAACACACGGTGCATCACGACCCCTGCCACGATGAACAGGGCAGAGACGCCCAGTGCAATCCAGGTGCCAGGGTCATGCCACATGGCCAGGTCAGGCCGCCGTATCAGGCCGTTGTGGCCAGCGCGTGCGTGCGCGTGACCACCTGCTCCAGCTTGGCCAGCGCGGCGCCCGAGGCAATCGCGGTACGTGCCTTGGCGATGCCGGATTGGATGGAGTCGGCCACATTGGCGGCGTACAGGGCCACGCCTGCGTTCAAGCAGACGATGTCTTGCGCGGCGCCGGGCTCGCCCTTGAGTACGCCGATCAGCATCTCACGCGATTGCTCGGGCGTTTCGACCTTGAGCGCGCGGTTGCTCGCCATCGGCAGGCCAAAGTCCTCGGGGTGGATTTCGTACTCGGTGATCTGGCCGTTTTTCAGCTCGCCCACCAGCGTGGCAGCGCCCAGGCTCACTTCGTCCATGCCGTCGCGGCCGTACACCACCAGCGCATGCTCGGCGCCCAGGCGCTGCAGTGCGCGCACCTGGATACCGACGAGGTCGGGGTGGAACACGCCCATCAGGATGTTGGGTGCGCCGGCCGGGTTGGTGAGCGGGCCCAGGATGTTGAAGATGGTGCGCACGCCCAGCTCCTTGCGCACGGGCGCCACATTCTTCATGGCGGGGTGGTGGTTGGGCGCGAACATGAAGCCGATGCCGACGTCGGCAATGCACTGGGCGATCTGCTCGGGCTTGAGGTTGATGTGGATACCCAGGGCTTCCATCACATCAGCGCTGCCGCTTTTGCTCGACACGCCGCGCCCGCCATGTTTGCTGACCTTGGCGCCTGCGGCGGCGGCCACGAACATCGAGCAGGTGGAGATGTTGAAAGTGTTGGCACCGTCGCCGCCTGTTCCCACGATGTCCACCATGTGGGTCGCGTCCTTGACGTGCACCTTGGTGCTGAACTCGCGCATCACCTGCGCGGCGGCGGTGATCTCGCCGATGGTTTCCTTCTTCACACGCAGGCCGGTGATGATGGACGCCGTCATGACCGGCGAGAGTTCGCCATTCATGATGAGCCGCATCAGGTGCAGCATCTCGTCGTGGAAGATTTCGCGGTGCTCGATGGTGCGCTGCAGCGCTTCCTGGGGGGTAATGGGCATGGAATGTCTCCTGGTATTTATGCAGAGGGCTGGTCCGTGAAGGCCAGCTTGAGCCCGAAGCCGATGAACATGGCACCCGCCACGCGGTCCAGCCAGTGCATGCCGCGCTGGATCACCCCGGCGCGGCGCGCCATCCACGACGCGGCCAGCGCCCAGCCCACGTTGACGGGGATGGCGTTGACGTTGAACAGCACGCCCAGCAGCACAAAGGCCAGCGCCTTGTTGTCCGCACCCGGCGCGATGAACTGCGGCACAAAGGCCAGGAAGAAGATCGCGACCTTGGGGTTGAGCACATTGGTCCAGAAGCCACCGAGGAACACTTTGCGGAGCGGCGTGTGCTGCGCAGGGGCCGCCTGGGCTGCCGCCAGCGCTGCGCTGTTGCTACCGTCTGCGGAAGGCTTGGACAGCAGCATGCGCACACCCATCCACATCAGGTACGCGGCACCGATCCACTTGAGCACGGTAAACGCGGTGGCCGATGCGGCCAGCAATGCGCCCACGCCCACGGCGGCGGCAAAGATGTGTACAAAGCACCCGGCCGTGATGCCCAGCCCCGCCACGATGCCCGCGCGCGTGCCGGACTTGAGCGCGTTGGTCACGATGTAGAGCACATCAGGCCCGGGCGTGAGGTTGAGCAACCAGCCTGCGGCGATGAACATCACCAGCTGGTGGGCGTCGATGAAGTTCATGCGCGCTGCTCCAGAAAGTTCTTCAGCATGGCGTGGCCATGTTCGGTGAGGATGCTTTCGGGGTGGAACTGCACGCCTTCGATGGGCAGGGTCTTGTGGCGCACACCCATGATCTCGCCGTCGTCGGTCCAGGCCGTCACCTCCAGCACATCGGGACAAGAGGCGCGCTCAATGGCGAGCGAGTGGTAGCGGTTGACCGTGAACTTTTCGGGCAAGCCCGCAAACACGCCCTTTTGCGTGGTGGTGATAACACTGGTTTTTCCGTGCATCAACTCCTGCGCGCGGACGACGGTGCCGCCGAAAGCCGCACCGATGGCCTGGTGGCCCAGGCACACGCCCAGGATGGGCAGCTTGCCGGCAAAGTGCTGGATTGCAGCGACCGAGATGCCTGCCTCGGCGGGGGAACAGGGACCGGGCGAAATCACCAGGCGATCGAGCTGACCTGCATTCAGGCGCGCATCGATCTCGGCCACTGTGATCTCGTCGTTGCGGAACACCTCCACCTCGGCGCCCAGTTCACCAAAGTACTGGACGATGTTGTAAGTGAAGCTGTCGTAGTTATCGACCATCAAGAGTTTTGTTGTCATGCGGCGCTCCCGGCCAAGGCGGGCTCGCGCAGACGGGCGAACTCGCGGTGTTCATAGGCAATGCAGGCTTCCATGAGGCTGCGGTAGATGGCTTCGATCACGTCGGCGTCGCCGCCTTCGGCCGTTGCACGCTCGCGCACGCGGGCCACGATGGCTTCGATGCGCGCTTCATCGCGCACCTGCTCTGCGCCTTGCTTGATGCCGGCAGCCTGGGTCATGTAGCCCACGCGCTCCACCAGCAGGGGCACCAGCACGTCGTCCAGCGTGTTCACTTCGCGGCGCACGTCCTGCATGGTGGTGCAGGGTTTGACCTTCTCGATGGCTTGGGGGGTGCGGGTCGTCATTCCAGCCCCTCCTCGACCAACTCTGCAGCGCGCAGCAGTGCGCGGGCCTTGTGCTCGGTTTCTTTCCACTCCAGCTCGGGCACCGAATCGGCCACCACACCAGCCGCCGCCTGCACATAGAGCGTGCCGTTCTTGATGATGCCGGTGCGAATGGCAATGGCCACGTCCATGTCGCCTGCGTAGCTCAGGTAGCCACAGGCGCCGCCGTACAGGCCGCGCTTGGTGGGTTCGAGCTGGTCGATGAGTTCCATGGCGTGCACCTTGGGTGCGCCGGTCAGCGTGCCCGCAGGGAAGGTGGCCTTGAGCACGTCCATGCTGGTCATGCCGTCGTGCAGGATGCCTTCCACGTTGCTCACGATGTGCATCACATGGCTGTAGCGCTCCACCGCAAAGGCCTCGGTCACCTTCACGGTGCCTGTCTTGGCGATGCGGCCGATGTCGTTGCGCGCCAGGTCGATGAGCATCACGTGCTCGGCGCGCTCCTTGGGGTCGTTGATGAGCTCGACCTCGGTGGCCTTGTCCTTCTCGGGCGTGGCGCCGCGTGGGCGGGTGCCGGCCAAGGGGCGGATGGTGACCTTGGTGCCTTCGTCGGTCTTTTCCTGGCGCACCAGGATCTCGGGGCTAGCGCCCACCACGTGGAAGTCACCAAAGTCGTAGAAGTACATGTACGGCGATGGGTTCAGCGAACGCAGCGCGCGGTACAGCGACAGGGGCGACTCGGTGTAACGCTTGTGGATGCGCTGGCCCACCTGCACCTGCATGAAGTCACCGGCGGCGATCAGCTCCTTGGCGCGGTGCACGGCAGCCAGGTAATCGGCCTTGGCAAAGTCGCGCTGGGCGGGGTGGCTTTCGGTGGCCTTGACCACCGGGGCGCTCACCGAATACTTGAGCTGCTCTTTCAGTTCACGCAGGCGTTTTTTGGCGCGGGTGTAGGCCTCGGGCTGGGCCGGGTCGGCGTAGACGATGAGGTAGAGCTTGCCCGAGAGGTTGTCGATGACCGCCAGCTCCTCACACTGCAGCAGCAGGATGTCGGGGCAACCCAGGGTGTCGGGCGGGCAAGTGGTTTCGAGCTTTTTCTCGATGTAGCGCACCGCGTCGTAGCCAAAGTAACCCGCCAGGCCGCCGCAAAAGCGCGGCAGGCCGGGGCGCAGGGCCACCTTGAAGCGCTTTTGGTACTCCGCAATGAAATCCAGCGGGTTGCCCGCAGCGGTCTCCACCACCTGGCCATCGGTCACCACCTCGGTCTTGGCCTGGTCACCGAAACCGCAGGCACGCAACAGAGTGCGGGCGGGCAGGCCGATGAAGCTGTAACGCCCGAAGCGCTCGCCGCCCACCACCGATTCGAGCAGAAAGCTATGCTTGCCGCCGTCTTTGGTATGCGCCAGCTTCAAATAGAGCGAGAGCGGGGTTTCCAGGTCCGCAAAGGCCTCTGCCATGAGCGGAATGCGGTTGTAGCCTTCGCTGGCCAGGCTTTTGAATTCAAGTTCTGTGATCACGGGGAGGGCTCCCAGCTGTCGCAGCGCGTGTCCCTGTGCATGAAAGCGGGGCGCTACGGTCCATTCAATCGGCCTCACCGCATCGGGGTGGGGCCACGGGTGCACGCTGGGGCGATTGCCCAGGTGCCATCAGGCGTTCAAAGCGACAGGCTGACGCCAGGGCCAGGCTCCCCGGTCGCTGCAACCTGTGATGAACACGTGGTGAATGAACATGGGCCAAAGTGTAGCAAAGCTTTTTTGGCGGGCCGATTTGACCGACCCACCGCGAGATCGCACAACCGCTCGAAAACCCTGTTGCGGCCCGAAGGGAGCGCTGCAACAATTTGAAACGAACGACCGTTCTTTTTTAGGAGCTGCGCATGAAATTCCTGACGCGATGCGCTGTGATGGCGGGAGCTTGCCTGTTGGCAGCCAGTGCCATTGCCCAGCCCATTACCGTGGCCGACGTGAAATACGAAGAAACCGCCAGCCTGAGCGGCAGCACCCTGCAGCTCAACGGCGCAGGGGTGCGCTACAAGGCGGTGTTCAAGGTATACACGGCAGGGCTTTATCTCGAAAAGAAAGCCGGCACACCCGCCGACGTCATGGCCCAGAAGGGCCCCAAGCGCATGAGCATCACCATGCTGCGCGACATCGACTCCACCGAGCTGGGCAAGCTGTTCTCGCGCGGCATGGAGGACAACATGGACCGCGCGGCATTTTCCAAGCTCATTCCTGGCGTGCTCCGCATGAGCCAGATCTTCTCGGACCACAAGAAGCTGGTGGCGGGAGACCAGTTCCAGATCGACTGGATTCCGGGTACCGGCACCATCATCACCGTCAAGGGCAAGCCGCAGGGAGAGCCCTTCAAGGAACCCGAGTTCTTCAACGCGTTGCTGGGTATCTGGCTGGGCAATGCGCCAGCGGACTGGAAGCTCAAGGACGCGTTGCTGGGCAAGACTGCCCAGTCATCGTCCTAGTTGTCCTAGGGCAAACACCCACGCCCTCCCGGCAAAGGCTGTCGCGCGCCCGACAGACGCGCCCCCTACCCGGGAGTAGCCTGTGCCTCAGTCCCCGCCCCAGCCATTGCCCAACCTTTCCAGCCCTTTTTGACAACGCGACAACCGGCCTCCCGCTGCGTACACCCGCAGCGCCCGAGGCCACGGCCTGAACCGAGCTTTGTGCGCTATCCGCGCCCCGCAACGAGCCGTCTGTAACGCCCCTTCTGCCCCCAGCCCCCTTACGCGCCAGACACCACCATGAAACTCAGCAACCTTTCCGTCGGCTTGCGCCTGAGCGCATCCTTCGGCGCCATCTTGCTCATCACAGCCCTCATCGCGGCCACCGGAATGTGGCGCATCGCCAGCCTGCAAAGTGCCAGTGAGCGCGTCGCCACGCAGGAGATCGAGCAGCAAACCCTGGTGGAAGACTGGGCGTCGGACATCCGCCTGAACTGGGTGCGTACCGAGGCCTTCCTCAAGGCCATTGACCGCGACTACATGGACAAGCTCACCGCCGACACGCAGGCGACGGCCAAGGGCATGGAAGCCAAGGTCAAGCGCATCGAGGCGTTGGTGCAAGGCGACAAGGCCAAGGGCCTTTTGGCTGCCATTGCCACGGCCCGTCAGGCCTACAACGACAAGCTCAACGAAATCCGGGAACTGCACCGCGGCGGTGAGCCCAACGTGCCCGCCCTGGTGGACAAGGACTTGCGCCCGCTGGCCGACAAGTACCTCCAGTCCCTCGACGACCTGCGCAAGACCATGGCCGCCCAGCTGGCCGAAAGCCAGGCCGACACCTCCACCCTGGCCAAGGCCAGCCAGGTGCTGCTGGGTGTGGGCACGCTGGTGGCCGTTGCGCTGGGCGCGCTGATGGGTCTGACGGTCACGCGCTCCATCGTCCGCCCCTTGCAGCAAGGCCAGCAAGCCGCCGAAAGCATTGCCGATGGCGACCTGACCCACCCCATCACCGCCAGTGGCAACGATGAAACCGGCCAGCTGCTACAGGCGTTGTCGACCATGCAATCACGCCTGGCAACCATCGTGGGCAACGTGCGCTACAGCGCCGAGGGCGTGGCCACGGCCAGTGCCGAGATTGCATCGGGCAACAACGACCTGAGTGCCCGCACCGAACAGCAGGCCAGCGCACTGGAAGAAACCGCCGCCTCCATGGAAGAGCTGGGCTCCACCGTGCGCCAGAACGCCGATAACGCCCGCACCGCCAACCAGCTGGCCATGAGCGCATCCACCGTCGCCCAGCAGGGCGGCGACGTGGTGGCCGAGGTAGTAGACACCATGAAGGGCATCAACGACAGCAGCCGCAAGATCGCCGACATCATCAGCGTGATCGACGGGATCGCCTTCCAGACCAACATCCTGGCGCTGAACGCAGCCGTAGAAGCGGCGCGTGCCGGCGAGCAGGGCCGGGGCTTTGCGGTGGTGGCGGGCGAAGTACGCAGCTTGGCCCAGCGCAGCGCCGAAGCCGCCAAGGAGATCAAGGGCCTGATTGGCACCAGCGTGGAACGCGTGGAGCGTGGCACGGCCCTGGTGGACAAGGCTGGCGCCACCATGACCGAGGTGGTCAGCGCCATCCGCCGCGTGACTGACATCATGGGCGAAATCAGCGCCGCCAGCAGCGAACAGAGCCAGGGCGTCTCGCAAGTCGGCGAAGCCATCACGCAGATGGACCAGGCCACGCAGCAAAACGCCGCCTTGGTGGAACAAAGCGCCGCAGCTGCCGACAGCCTCAAAACCCAGGCCGGCCAGCTGGTGGATGCCGTGGCGGTGTTCCGCCTTTCGGACAACGCCACGCGCCACAACAGCTCCGCGCCCGCCCCAGTGCGCAGCAGTGCCCCCACAGCGTCGCGTCTGGACTACCGCAACGTGGCGCCGCGCCAGCTGACCGCCTGAACGCCAGCGCCCCGCGGACCGAACCGGCAGGCTCAGGTCAGCTGGGCCAGCGAATCCACAAAACCATCGGCATCCACGGCCCGCACGGGCTGGCCGTGGTTGTAGCCGTAGGTGACCAGCACCACCGGGCAGCCGGCAGCCCGCGCGGCCTGCGCATCGTTGCTGGAGTCGCCCACCATGAGCGTGCGCGCGGGGTCGGTACCCAAGGCTTCGCAGGTCTTGAGCAATGGCAACGGGTCGGGCTTCTTGCGCTCGAACGAGTCGCCACC
Above is a window of Acidovorax sp. KKS102 DNA encoding:
- the trpC gene encoding indole-3-glycerol phosphate synthase TrpC, with amino-acid sequence MSSDILNKIVAVKHEEVAAAKKRLPFDAMRADAESRVLTRDFEGALRAKIAKGQAAVIAEVKKASPSKGVLRANFEPADIAQSYMEGDGKVSAACLSVLTDRQFFQGQPDYLKQARASTTLPVLRKDFMVDAYQIYESRAMGADAVLLIAACLDDAQMADFEAIARSLDMAVLVEVHDRAELERALKLKTPLVGINNRNLRTFEVTLDTTLGMLKDVPADRLLVTESGILKPADVKTMRDAGVHAFLVGEAFMRADDPGLALAKLFA
- the trpE gene encoding anthranilate synthase component I, producing the protein MITELEFKSLASEGYNRIPLMAEAFADLETPLSLYLKLAHTKDGGKHSFLLESVVGGERFGRYSFIGLPARTLLRACGFGDQAKTEVVTDGQVVETAAGNPLDFIAEYQKRFKVALRPGLPRFCGGLAGYFGYDAVRYIEKKLETTCPPDTLGCPDILLLQCEELAVIDNLSGKLYLIVYADPAQPEAYTRAKKRLRELKEQLKYSVSAPVVKATESHPAQRDFAKADYLAAVHRAKELIAAGDFMQVQVGQRIHKRYTESPLSLYRALRSLNPSPYMYFYDFGDFHVVGASPEILVRQEKTDEGTKVTIRPLAGTRPRGATPEKDKATEVELINDPKERAEHVMLIDLARNDIGRIAKTGTVKVTEAFAVERYSHVMHIVSNVEGILHDGMTSMDVLKATFPAGTLTGAPKVHAMELIDQLEPTKRGLYGGACGYLSYAGDMDVAIAIRTGIIKNGTLYVQAAAGVVADSVPELEWKETEHKARALLRAAELVEEGLE
- a CDS encoding aminodeoxychorismate/anthranilate synthase component II, yielding MTTKLLMVDNYDSFTYNIVQYFGELGAEVEVFRNDEITVAEIDARLNAGQLDRLVISPGPCSPAEAGISVAAIQHFAGKLPILGVCLGHQAIGAAFGGTVVRAQELMHGKTSVITTTQKGVFAGLPEKFTVNRYHSLAIERASCPDVLEVTAWTDDGEIMGVRHKTLPIEGVQFHPESILTEHGHAMLKNFLEQRA
- a CDS encoding chalcone isomerase family protein, whose translation is MKFLTRCAVMAGACLLAASAIAQPITVADVKYEETASLSGSTLQLNGAGVRYKAVFKVYTAGLYLEKKAGTPADVMAQKGPKRMSITMLRDIDSTELGKLFSRGMEDNMDRAAFSKLIPGVLRMSQIFSDHKKLVAGDQFQIDWIPGTGTIITVKGKPQGEPFKEPEFFNALLGIWLGNAPADWKLKDALLGKTAQSSS
- a CDS encoding chorismate mutase translates to MTTRTPQAIEKVKPCTTMQDVRREVNTLDDVLVPLLVERVGYMTQAAGIKQGAEQVRDEARIEAIVARVRERATAEGGDADVIEAIYRSLMEACIAYEHREFARLREPALAGSAA
- a CDS encoding LysE family translocator; the protein is MNFIDAHQLVMFIAAGWLLNLTPGPDVLYIVTNALKSGTRAGIVAGLGITAGCFVHIFAAAVGVGALLAASATAFTVLKWIGAAYLMWMGVRMLLSKPSADGSNSAALAAAQAAPAQHTPLRKVFLGGFWTNVLNPKVAIFFLAFVPQFIAPGADNKALAFVLLGVLFNVNAIPVNVGWALAASWMARRAGVIQRGMHWLDRVAGAMFIGFGLKLAFTDQPSA
- a CDS encoding methyl-accepting chemotaxis protein; this encodes MKLSNLSVGLRLSASFGAILLITALIAATGMWRIASLQSASERVATQEIEQQTLVEDWASDIRLNWVRTEAFLKAIDRDYMDKLTADTQATAKGMEAKVKRIEALVQGDKAKGLLAAIATARQAYNDKLNEIRELHRGGEPNVPALVDKDLRPLADKYLQSLDDLRKTMAAQLAESQADTSTLAKASQVLLGVGTLVAVALGALMGLTVTRSIVRPLQQGQQAAESIADGDLTHPITASGNDETGQLLQALSTMQSRLATIVGNVRYSAEGVATASAEIASGNNDLSARTEQQASALEETAASMEELGSTVRQNADNARTANQLAMSASTVAQQGGDVVAEVVDTMKGINDSSRKIADIISVIDGIAFQTNILALNAAVEAARAGEQGRGFAVVAGEVRSLAQRSAEAAKEIKGLIGTSVERVERGTALVDKAGATMTEVVSAIRRVTDIMGEISAASSEQSQGVSQVGEAITQMDQATQQNAALVEQSAAAADSLKTQAGQLVDAVAVFRLSDNATRHNSSAPAPVRSSAPTASRLDYRNVAPRQLTA
- the trpD gene encoding anthranilate phosphoribosyltransferase; amino-acid sequence: MPITPQEALQRTIEHREIFHDEMLHLMRLIMNGELSPVMTASIITGLRVKKETIGEITAAAQVMREFSTKVHVKDATHMVDIVGTGGDGANTFNISTCSMFVAAAAGAKVSKHGGRGVSSKSGSADVMEALGIHINLKPEQIAQCIADVGIGFMFAPNHHPAMKNVAPVRKELGVRTIFNILGPLTNPAGAPNILMGVFHPDLVGIQVRALQRLGAEHALVVYGRDGMDEVSLGAATLVGELKNGQITEYEIHPEDFGLPMASNRALKVETPEQSREMLIGVLKGEPGAAQDIVCLNAGVALYAANVADSIQSGIAKARTAIASGAALAKLEQVVTRTHALATTA